A DNA window from Engystomops pustulosus chromosome 10, aEngPut4.maternal, whole genome shotgun sequence contains the following coding sequences:
- the LOC140104472 gene encoding uncharacterized protein isoform X7 yields the protein MDESSVCRAAIHNGNLEDAGGITWVEKRPGKDTYKASFNNGVNSGNYGKSSGSFVFHKEYPTVNVHNQQPDIKEQVGEGSSADIYQHGEGQKPSLYHPANENVQLGQDLPMDMNVQVKERQSPDEYQPGVSQQLGPFPTPSANIQPGENQPPISYQPPNSNIQLDQDLPQGIKVKTGEKLSPDEYQPGASQQHRPNNSPNTNTQSGGSQTSGSYEPPSANIQPGWKQPSGINVQTGENDKYQPGVSHQPSPSQTPNANIQPGGSQPPSSYQPTDSNIQPGQNLPQSINVQTGKRPSSDGNQPEESQQSSPYQSSNTNTQPVVSQPSSTYQPPSGKVEPGGDKQKVSYQPPGTTIQIIGNTKPTESKPPVAEQQKEYQEYEDNIVIKTPQISSFTVQALCSSVGTNLTAKVTRVVCPPGCLYEKGQLWGTDEYTENSVICKAAIHAGKLTNQGGDITTEKIPGLNKHQPSERNGIKSMEYGPWPSSFRFISPSVAAQELGVPSVESPQPADTESPENYMGKIEALCSSTATHLSTIVTEIICPSNCIEEADEDVWGSDIYTDDTPMCLAAIHSGWLKPVGGRAFVKKMPGQNMYEGSTRNGITSYEHEEWSGSFTFISPEEAAKFTTVTQRPSKPKPAPKLPVAEALCSSSALHLPAPLTEVICPAGCMDEYIQVWGSKIFTDDSSICQAAIHDGKLPVTGGRVVVQKKPGEKQYVASLQNGIQSFDYEEWTGSFIVLTYEQVSTELAGSIPQEVNPSYILNPPSTESSPIAGNPPSTERSPIAENPPSAVNPPIAINPQSTENRPSEVNPPDGAEKTTDENVPEVQASCSLTGKDVVVPVAIITCPENCHKQPVQVWGSKIYADDSAICLAAIHTGYMTPNGGRVILQKKPGQSSYEESTENGITTQRRGPASGSFILSLSYEYQTTTYTEYSYTVPISGITWDSKPVTAHCAMSATEINTPIVIVICPKGCNTQKERVWGTDFYAQGSSVCASAIHRGMITDDGGSVMLQKKPGMKNYMSSTRNGITSKSLEESPESFTFSKDFNVQTTTNIETVYNTPGEDDILEFKPTTDFIWNVNEGAELNWDVSTQQGINLDSSTSSADFNWDVNGGAAFNLDVNGGADGQWNLNSREGGIQWNIPFNKAFNWEANGGADGNWDLNAREGFNWDVNSAEAGTQWNMPFNKDIKWNVQSPGAKPEFTEI from the exons ATGGAT GAATCCTCTGTGTGCAGAGCTGCAATACACAATGGAAACCTAGAAGATGCTGGAGGAATCACTTGGGTGGAGAAAAGGCCAGGAAAAGATACTTATAAGGCATCCTTTAATAATGGAGTGAACTCTGGAAATTATGGAAAATCATCAGGATCTTTTGTGTTCCACAAAGAATATCCCACTGTCAATGTTCACAATCAACAGCCTGATATAAAGGAGCAAGTAGGAGAAGGATCatcagctgatatataccaacaTGGAGAAGGCCAAAAACCTAGTTTATACCATCCAGCTAATGAAAATGTACAACTAGGTCAGGACCTACCAATGGACATGAATGTACAAGTTAAAGAAAGACAGTCACCCGATGAATACCAACCTGGAGTAAGTCAACAACTTGGTCCATTCCCAACTCCTAGTGCAAATATACAACCCGGGGAAAACCAACCACCTATATCATATCAACCTCCTAATTCAAATATTCAGCTAGACCAGGACCTACCACAAGGCATAAAAGTAAAAACAGGAGAAAAACTGTCACCTGATGAATACCAGCCAGGAGCAAGTCAACAACATCGTCCTAACAATTCTCCTAATACAAATACACAATCTGGTGGAAGCCAAACATCTGGTTCATATGAACCTCCCAGTGCAAATATCCAGCCTGGTTGGAAACAACCATCTGGAATAAATGTGCAAACAGGAGAAAATGATAAATACCAACCTGGAGTAAGTCACCAACCAAGCCCATCCCAAACTCCTAATGCAAATATTCAACCTGGGGGAAGCCAACCACCTAGTTCATATCAACCTACTGATTCAAATATACAGCCAGGTCAGAACTTACCACAGAGCATAAATGTGCAAACAGGAAAAAGACCATCATCTGATGGAAACCAACCAGAAGAAAGTCAACAATCAAGTCCATACCAATCTTCTAATACAAATACACAGCCTGTTGTAAGCCAACCATCTAGTACATACCAACCTCCTAGTGGAAAAGTAGAACCTGGTGGGGACAAACAAAAAGTTTCATACCAACCACCTGGTACAACCATACAGATTATTGGCAACACAAAACCTACTGAGAGCAAGCCACCAGTTGCTGAACAACAAAAAGAATACCAAGAATATGAAGATAATATTGTCATAAAAACACCACAGATATCAAGTTTTACAG TTCAAGCTCTGTGTTCTTCTGTTGGAACCAATTTGACGGCGAAAGTTACCAG GGTTGTATGTCCTCCTGGATGCTTATATGAAAAGGGTCAGTTGTGGGGAACCGATGAGTACACAGAG AACTCTGTCATTTGCAAAGCAGCCATCCATGCTGGAAAACTAACTAATCAAGGAGGTGATATAACAACTGAGAAGATTCCAGGGCTAAACAAACATCAACCATCAGAGCGCAATGGCATCAAATCTATGGAGTATGGCCCATGGCCTTCCTCTTTCAGATTCATCTCCCCATCTGTTGCAGCTCAAGAACTTGGTGTTCCATCTGTTGAAAGCCCACAACCTGCTGACACGGAGTCCCCCGAAAACTACATGGGAAAAA TTGAAGCCTTATGCTCATCCACTGCCACACACCTATCTACAATTGTGACCGA AATCATTTGTCCATCCAACTGTATTGAAGAGGCAGATGAAGATGTGTGGGGATCTGATATTTATACTGAC GATACCCCCATGTGTCTCGCTGCGATCCATTCAGGATGGCTTAAACCTGTAGGAGGTCGTGCTTTTGTCAAAAAGATGCCAGGACAGAACATGTATGAAGGATCAACCAGAAACGGTATAACATCATATGAACATGAGGAATGGAGCGGATCATTTACATTCATTAGTCCAGAAGAAGCCGCCAAATTTACTACAGTAACTCAACGTCCTTCAAAGCCAAAGCCAGCACCAAAATTACCAGTTG CTGAAGCCTTATGTTCATCCTCCGCCCTTCATCTACCTGCTCCACTTACTGA AGTTATATGCCCTGCTGGATGCATGGACGAATATATACAAGTCTGGGGAAGCAAAATCTTCACCGAT GATTCTTCCATTTGTCAAGCTGCAATTCATGATGGAAAACTACCCGTTACTGGGGGACGAGTTGTTGTGCAAAAGAAACCTGGTGAAAAGCAGTATGTTGCCTCCTTGCAGAACGGGATACAGTCATTCGATTATGAGGAATGGACGGGATCCTTCATAGTTTTAACTTATGAACAAGTATCTACAGAATTGGCAGGAAGCATACCACAGGAAGTCAATCCATCTTATATATTAAACCCACCATCTACAGAAAGTTCACCAATTGCAGGAAACCCACCATCTACAGAAAGATCACCAATTGCAGAAAACCCACCATCTGCAGTAAATCCACCAATAGCAATAAACCCTCAATCTACAGAAAATCGACCTTCTGAAGTAAATCCTCCAGATGGTGCAG AAAAGACAACGGACGAAAATGTGCCTGAAG TACAAGCATCGTGCTCATTGACCGGAAAGGACGTGGTTGTACCAGTAGCAat AATCACTTGTCCTGAGAATTGCCATAAACAACCTGTGCAAGTCTGGGGATCCAAAATCTATGCAGAT GATTCTGCCATTTGTCTAGCCGCCATCCATACTGGATATATGACCCCCAATGGTGGACGTGTAATCCTACAGAAGAAGCCAGGGCAGAGCAGTTATGAGGAATCCACAGAGAACGGAATAACAACACAGCGTAGAGGTCCTGCATCCGGATCATTTATACTGAGCCTCTCCTATGAATACCAGACcaccacatatacagaatattccTACACAGTGCCGATTAGTG GAATCACCTGGGATTCTAAGCCAG TTACAGCGCATTGTGCAATGTCTGCAACGGAAATAAATACACCTATAGTCAT AGTCATATGTCCTAAAGGATGTAATACCCAGAAGGAAAGGGTTTGGGGAACAGATTTCTACGCACAa GGTTCTTCAGTATGTGCATCAGCGATACATAGGGGAATGATCACAGATGATGGGGGAAGTGTCATGCTGCAAAAGAAACCAGGGATGAAGAATTATATGTCATCTACAAGGAATGGCATAACATCAAAGAGTCTGGAAGAGTCACCCGAGTCATTTACATTCAGCAAGGATTTTAACGTCCAAACGACAACCAACATAGAAACAGTATATAACACCCCAGGAGAAG ATGACATACTGGAGTTTAAACCAACAACAG ACTTTATTTGGAATGTGAATGAAGGAGCAG aaCTTAATTGGGATGTTTCTACTCAACAAG GAATCAATTTGGATTCTTCCACATCATCAG CAGACTTCAATTGGGATGTGAATGGAGGAGCAG CCTTCAACCTGGATGTAAATGGAGGAGCAG ATGGCCAATGGAATCTGAATTCCAGAGAAG GGGGGATACAATGGAACATTCCATTcaataaag CCTTCAACTGGGAAGCAAATGGAGGAGCAG ATGGCAACTGGGATCTGAATGCAAGAGAAG GATTTAATTGGGATGTGAACTCAGCAGAAG CAGGGACGCAGTGGAACATGCCATTTAATAAAG ATATAAAATGGAACGTACAATCTCCAGGAG